In Candidatus Anaeroferrophillus wilburensis, the following proteins share a genomic window:
- the corA gene encoding magnesium/cobalt transporter CorA, which produces MARFLKKKEASLGQVPGELVFIGEQKVQEVTIRVIDYDQEHLSEQYLQDIGDGIPYKETSTVTWLNINGLHDTELIREIGNGFGLHALVLEDVVNTGQRPKMEEYDDYLFFVLKMMRYDEDEGKIYSEQLSMILGKTYLLTFQERPGDVFEPVRERIRKQKGRIRKVGIDYLAYALLDTIVDNYIFIVERLGGKIEEIEDEILENPTRDVLARINAYKREINYLRKAIRPAREFILQLSRLDSDLVQEQTIPFLKDLLDLATQTVEIIDTYRDMLSDHLEIYNTGVNNRLNEIMKVLTIFSAIFIPLTFIAGIYGTNFEYLPELHYRYSYLVFWGVLVVVALVMVRFFQRRNWL; this is translated from the coding sequence ATGGCAAGGTTTTTGAAGAAGAAAGAGGCTTCTCTGGGGCAGGTTCCCGGTGAACTGGTTTTTATCGGCGAGCAGAAAGTGCAGGAGGTGACCATTCGGGTTATTGACTATGATCAAGAACACCTGAGTGAACAGTATCTGCAGGATATCGGTGATGGCATCCCCTACAAGGAAACCTCGACCGTTACCTGGCTCAACATCAACGGCCTCCATGATACGGAACTGATCAGGGAGATCGGCAATGGTTTCGGACTGCACGCCCTGGTTCTCGAAGATGTCGTCAACACCGGCCAGCGGCCGAAAATGGAGGAGTATGACGACTACCTCTTTTTTGTCCTCAAAATGATGCGCTATGATGAGGATGAGGGAAAAATCTACAGCGAACAGCTGAGCATGATTCTCGGAAAAACCTATCTGCTGACCTTCCAGGAGCGGCCGGGTGACGTTTTTGAACCGGTGCGCGAGCGGATCCGCAAGCAGAAGGGCAGAATCCGCAAGGTCGGCATTGACTATCTGGCCTATGCGTTGCTGGACACCATCGTGGACAATTATATCTTTATCGTTGAACGATTGGGGGGAAAGATCGAAGAGATCGAGGACGAGATCCTGGAAAATCCGACGCGGGATGTTCTTGCCAGAATTAATGCCTACAAGCGGGAAATAAACTACCTGCGCAAGGCGATCAGGCCGGCAAGAGAGTTTATTCTCCAACTGAGCAGGCTTGACTCAGACCTTGTTCAGGAGCAGACCATCCCTTTTCTGAAGGACCTCCTTGATCTTGCCACCCAGACGGTGGAGATTATTGACACCTACCGGGACATGCTGTCCGATCATCTGGAGATCTACAATACCGGGGTGAACAACCGGCTCAATGAGATCATGAAAGTCCTGACGATCTTTTCGGCGATCTTTATTCCTCTCACCTTTATCGCCGGCATCTACGGGACCAATTTCGAGTATCTGCCGGAGCTCCATTACCGCTACAGCTACCTGGTCTTCTGGGGGGTGCTGGTGGTGGTTGCCCTGGTGATGGTCAGGTTTTTTCAGCGCAGAAACTGGCTGTGA
- a CDS encoding GNAT family N-acetyltransferase, whose amino-acid sequence MKEMEHQEHKLTIRGLTHQDYAHIKRIMDQVYPDLGGAWLPDEYHALIDTFPEGQICIEDKGTVVAAALAILVNAVDFESRHTYEDVVGGGMMTAHDSRGDSLYGIDVFVTPDYRGLRLGRRLYAARKELCETMNLKGIIFGGRIPGYGEHAENMSPAEYIQKVKVNEIYDPVLSFQLANDFHIKKILKNYIPEDSESNAYGVLMEWNNIYYEKRQQLFGGRKSYPRIGVVQWQMRTFHTVDDFLQQAEFFVDAVSGYNSDLVLFPEFFNAPLLKNFDQNNPAEAMRALSEYTDEIRSGFINMAISYNINIVVGSLPHLKDDSLYNVSFLCRRDGTWDAQYKVHITPDEAKYWGLKGGSEIKIFDTDIGKIGILICYDVEFPELSRHLVDKGMMILFVPYWTDTKNAYLRVRRCAQARAIENECYVAISGSVGNLPKIENMDIQYSQSAVFTPSDFAFPHDAIAAEATPNTEMTLMVDLDLDLLKELRQQGSVRNLQSRRKELYEIVWKAT is encoded by the coding sequence ATGAAAGAAATGGAACATCAAGAACATAAACTAACCATTCGCGGATTGACCCATCAGGATTATGCACACATCAAGCGCATTATGGACCAGGTTTATCCGGACTTGGGCGGTGCCTGGCTGCCTGATGAATATCATGCCCTGATCGACACGTTTCCGGAAGGACAGATATGTATCGAAGATAAAGGAACGGTAGTGGCCGCTGCTCTCGCAATCCTCGTCAATGCAGTGGACTTCGAAAGTCGACATACCTATGAAGATGTTGTGGGTGGGGGAATGATGACCGCTCATGATTCAAGAGGCGACTCGTTGTATGGTATCGATGTATTTGTTACCCCTGATTATCGTGGATTGAGACTCGGTCGGCGCCTCTACGCCGCACGCAAAGAACTATGTGAAACGATGAATCTGAAAGGCATAATTTTTGGTGGCAGGATTCCTGGATATGGAGAACACGCAGAAAACATGTCGCCGGCTGAATATATCCAAAAAGTTAAGGTTAATGAGATATATGATCCAGTCCTCTCGTTTCAGTTAGCAAATGATTTCCATATCAAGAAAATACTGAAAAACTACATTCCGGAAGACTCTGAGTCCAATGCCTATGGCGTCTTGATGGAATGGAACAATATCTACTATGAAAAGCGTCAGCAATTATTTGGCGGGAGAAAATCATATCCTCGCATTGGTGTGGTTCAATGGCAGATGCGCACCTTTCATACTGTTGATGATTTTCTGCAACAGGCTGAATTCTTTGTTGATGCGGTATCCGGCTATAATTCTGATCTTGTTCTGTTTCCTGAATTTTTCAATGCACCGTTACTGAAAAATTTTGATCAGAACAATCCCGCTGAAGCTATGCGTGCACTCTCTGAATACACTGATGAAATACGATCAGGTTTCATCAATATGGCGATATCATATAATATAAACATCGTAGTTGGCAGTTTGCCGCACCTGAAAGATGACAGTTTATATAATGTCTCTTTTTTATGCCGACGTGATGGCACCTGGGATGCCCAGTACAAGGTGCATATAACTCCCGATGAGGCGAAATATTGGGGATTGAAAGGCGGCAGTGAAATCAAGATATTTGATACCGATATTGGCAAAATAGGTATTCTGATTTGTTACGACGTCGAGTTTCCGGAACTGTCTCGGCACCTGGTTGACAAAGGTATGATGATTCTTTTTGTTCCTTATTGGACCGATACGAAAAATGCCTATCTTCGAGTTCGGCGATGTGCCCAGGCCCGGGCGATTGAAAATGAATGCTATGTGGCAATTTCCGGCAGTGTCGGCAACCTGCCGAAAATTGAAAACATGGATATTCAGTATTCTCAATCGGCTGTTTTTACGCCGTCCGACTTCGCTTTTCCCCATGACGCTATTGCCGCTGAAGCAACCCCAAATACCGAGATGACCTTGATGGTTGATTTAGATCTTGATCTGCTGAAAGAACTGCGACAACAGGGAAGTGTACGTAATTTACAAAGTCGTAGAAAAGAGTTGTATGAGATCGTTTGGAAAGCAACGTAG
- a CDS encoding ketoacyl-ACP synthase III: MKHNVILGTGSAAPDNIVTNFDLEKIMDTSDEWITQRTGIKERRIALPGEKFSDFGLPASHQALKMAGIEATDLDMIIVGSLTPDTLMPSGGCTMQALLNADRAVGFDVCAACSGFVYGLAIADRFLKNDPELQILVVGGEIVSHHMDWENRNTAVLFGDGVGAAVVAARENQGAKILSVEMGSNGKLGDLLYFPGLGSAHPVGREDFRPEHNYIVMQGREIFKHAIKNMVEISGKAIQKAGISPDQITKIIPHQANLRIIEMLAKQFKRPLDQVFVNIDRYGNTSAGTIPIALNEANRSGFLEKGDLVLLTVFGGGLTWAAAVVEW, translated from the coding sequence ATGAAACACAATGTCATTCTCGGCACTGGTTCAGCAGCCCCGGACAACATTGTCACCAATTTTGATCTGGAAAAAATCATGGACACCTCGGATGAGTGGATTACCCAGCGCACCGGCATCAAGGAACGGCGGATCGCCCTACCGGGGGAAAAGTTTTCCGACTTCGGCCTTCCTGCCTCCCACCAGGCTCTGAAAATGGCCGGCATTGAGGCGACCGATCTCGACATGATCATTGTCGGTTCCCTGACCCCAGACACCCTGATGCCATCCGGCGGCTGTACCATGCAGGCCTTGCTCAACGCCGACCGGGCGGTGGGTTTTGATGTCTGCGCCGCCTGCTCCGGCTTTGTCTACGGCCTGGCAATTGCCGACCGCTTCTTGAAAAACGATCCTGAGCTGCAGATTCTGGTGGTCGGCGGCGAAATCGTTTCCCACCATATGGACTGGGAAAACCGCAATACCGCCGTGCTGTTTGGTGACGGTGTCGGGGCGGCAGTGGTTGCCGCCCGGGAAAACCAGGGAGCAAAAATCCTGTCGGTGGAAATGGGTTCAAACGGCAAACTGGGAGATCTGCTCTACTTTCCCGGACTCGGCTCAGCGCACCCGGTAGGCCGTGAAGATTTCAGGCCGGAACACAACTACATCGTCATGCAGGGCCGGGAAATTTTCAAACATGCCATTAAAAACATGGTGGAGATCTCCGGCAAAGCAATCCAGAAGGCGGGAATCTCCCCGGACCAGATCACCAAAATCATCCCCCATCAGGCCAACCTGCGGATCATCGAAATGCTGGCCAAACAATTCAAGCGGCCCCTCGATCAGGTTTTTGTCAATATCGACCGCTATGGCAACACCTCGGCAGGCACCATTCCCATCGCCCTCAACGAAGCCAATCGGAGCGGCTTTCTGGAAAAAGGTGATCTGGTACTCTTGACGGTTTTCGGCGGCGGGTTGACTTGGGCGGCGGCGGTTGTTGAATGGTAA